The Phycisphaeraceae bacterium genome has a window encoding:
- a CDS encoding sugar ABC transporter ATP-binding protein, with protein MLHVRSVSKQFPGVRALQEVSLSLGRGEVLAIVGENGAGKSTLMKILAGVLTPDAGELVLDDEPLRLEGPRHAIERGIALIHQELNLADNLDVAANIFLGREPRKAPGWIDRRRLESEAATWLQAVGLDVPPRTIAGALSIGRRQMVEIAKALSTHARIIIMDEPTSSLTQHEALTLFGVVRGLKARGVGVIYISHRLGEVTELADRVVVLRDGRNAGELGRSEITHDAMVRLMVGRDVSQIYNHAPGTPGGPALRVRDLRTPAHPARPVSFDLRAGEIVGLAGLVGAGRTELLETIFGITPAVGGMVQVGAGEAAPPFSHPLAAIQAGLGLAPEDRKQAGLILEMSVRDNLALASLRRDCHPGGFLNRASALRQCGEMIRILSIRTPHQRQQAQYLSGGNQQKIVLGKWLQMNPRVLLLDEPTRGIDVGAKQEIYRLMEELAARGVAILFASSEMEEVLSMSDRALVMHEGRITGELSRGELSEQAVIGLMTGQAKAA; from the coding sequence ATGCTGCACGTTCGCTCCGTCTCCAAGCAGTTCCCCGGTGTGCGCGCGCTGCAGGAGGTGTCGCTGTCGCTCGGGCGCGGCGAGGTGCTGGCCATCGTCGGTGAAAACGGCGCGGGCAAAAGCACGCTGATGAAGATCCTCGCCGGCGTGCTCACGCCCGACGCCGGTGAACTGGTGCTGGACGATGAGCCCCTTCGGCTGGAAGGCCCGCGTCACGCCATCGAACGCGGCATCGCGCTGATTCACCAGGAACTCAACCTCGCCGACAATCTGGACGTGGCGGCCAATATCTTCCTCGGACGCGAGCCGCGCAAGGCGCCGGGATGGATCGACCGGAGACGGCTGGAATCGGAGGCGGCGACGTGGCTTCAAGCGGTGGGGCTGGACGTTCCGCCGCGCACCATCGCAGGGGCCCTGTCGATCGGTCGAAGGCAGATGGTGGAGATCGCCAAGGCGCTCTCCACGCATGCGAGGATCATCATCATGGATGAGCCGACCTCGTCGCTCACGCAGCACGAGGCGCTCACGCTCTTCGGCGTGGTGCGCGGCCTGAAGGCGCGGGGCGTGGGCGTGATCTACATCTCCCACCGGCTCGGCGAAGTCACCGAACTGGCCGATCGCGTCGTCGTGCTGCGCGACGGACGCAACGCGGGTGAACTGGGCCGGAGCGAGATCACGCACGACGCCATGGTGCGTCTGATGGTGGGGCGCGACGTGTCGCAGATCTACAACCACGCTCCCGGAACGCCGGGCGGGCCCGCGCTGCGCGTGCGCGACCTGCGCACGCCCGCGCATCCCGCGCGCCCCGTGTCGTTCGACCTTCGTGCGGGCGAGATCGTCGGGCTGGCCGGTCTGGTCGGGGCTGGGCGGACGGAACTGCTGGAGACGATCTTCGGCATCACCCCCGCCGTGGGGGGGATGGTCCAGGTCGGCGCGGGTGAAGCCGCGCCGCCGTTTTCGCACCCGCTGGCGGCGATTCAGGCCGGGCTGGGACTGGCGCCGGAGGATCGCAAGCAGGCGGGGCTGATCCTGGAGATGAGCGTGCGCGACAACCTCGCCCTGGCCTCGCTGCGGCGCGATTGCCATCCGGGCGGGTTTCTCAACCGGGCCTCAGCGCTCAGGCAATGCGGCGAGATGATCCGCATCCTGTCCATCCGCACGCCGCACCAGCGGCAACAGGCGCAGTATCTTTCCGGCGGCAATCAGCAGAAGATCGTGCTGGGCAAGTGGCTGCAGATGAACCCGCGCGTGCTGCTGCTGGATGAGCCGACGCGCGGCATCGACGTGGGGGCGAAGCAGGAGATCTACCGACTCATGGAGGAACTGGCGGCGCGCGGCGTGGCGATTCTCTTCGCCTCCAGCGAAATGGAGGAGGTTCTCAGCATGTCCGACCGCGCCCTGGTGATGCACGAGGGGCGAATCACGGGTGAATTGTCGCGCGGGGAACTCTCGGAGCAGGCGGTGATCGGGCTGATGACAGGCCAGGCGAAGGCGGCGTAG
- a CDS encoding substrate-binding domain-containing protein gives MRDIVRLGVLLAIGAALGLAGCNGGGSGDSSGGGASTGGGSSRPPVKVVAFDENRMVLQGIRDETVVGTVVQNPYMYGYRSIEVLNEIHKGNRSVIPANGFIDIPARVVMKFGGGDRFFGAEIVDVDEFEQDLNAKLTGSGSASGGAGGGSSGGARPRFAFVTNGVADFWTIAKAGAEQAGKDYNVEVTVIMPSGITDQTRKIEDLLSRGTDGIAISPINPDNQGDVLNNAASKKPLITHDSDAPNSDRLVYIGMDNYTAGYLCGKMTRQAIPDGGKVMIFIGRLDQDNAKRRRQGCIDGLLGREPDPSRNDPVDQIIRSDDGRFEILGTMTDNFDRAKAKANAEDAITRNPDLAAMVGLFEYNPPLIMEALDKVGRLKAK, from the coding sequence ATGCGGGACATCGTGCGACTGGGCGTGCTGCTGGCGATTGGCGCGGCGCTGGGACTGGCCGGGTGCAACGGCGGAGGAAGCGGGGATTCATCGGGCGGCGGCGCCTCGACCGGCGGGGGATCGTCGCGCCCGCCCGTCAAGGTCGTCGCCTTCGATGAGAACCGCATGGTGCTTCAGGGCATCCGCGACGAAACCGTCGTCGGAACCGTGGTGCAGAACCCGTACATGTACGGCTACCGCTCCATCGAGGTGCTCAACGAGATCCACAAGGGCAACAGGAGCGTCATTCCCGCCAACGGCTTCATCGACATCCCCGCGCGCGTGGTCATGAAGTTCGGCGGCGGCGACAGGTTCTTCGGCGCCGAGATCGTGGACGTAGACGAGTTCGAGCAGGATCTCAACGCCAAACTGACCGGGAGCGGCTCGGCCTCGGGCGGCGCGGGGGGCGGATCGTCCGGCGGCGCCAGGCCGCGCTTCGCCTTCGTCACCAACGGCGTCGCCGACTTCTGGACCATCGCCAAGGCCGGCGCCGAGCAGGCGGGCAAGGACTACAACGTCGAAGTCACCGTCATCATGCCCAGCGGCATCACCGATCAGACGCGCAAAATCGAGGATCTGCTCTCGCGCGGGACCGACGGCATCGCCATCAGCCCCATCAACCCCGACAACCAGGGCGACGTGCTCAACAACGCGGCCTCGAAGAAACCCCTCATCACGCACGATTCCGACGCGCCCAACAGCGATCGTCTCGTGTACATCGGCATGGACAACTACACCGCGGGCTACCTGTGCGGGAAGATGACGCGGCAGGCGATTCCCGACGGCGGCAAGGTGATGATCTTCATCGGACGCCTCGATCAGGACAACGCCAAGCGCCGACGCCAGGGCTGCATCGACGGGCTGCTGGGCCGCGAGCCCGACCCGTCGCGCAACGACCCGGTGGATCAGATCATCCGCAGCGATGACGGGCGATTCGAGATTCTCGGCACCATGACTGACAACTTCGACCGGGCCAAGGCCAAGGCCAACGCCGAGGACGCCATCACCCGCAACCCGGACCTGGCGGCGATGGTGGGGCTGTTCGAGTACAACCCGCCGCTCATCATGGAGGCGCTGGACAAGGTCGGCCGCCTGAAGGCGAAGTGA
- a CDS encoding SDR family oxidoreductase: protein MRFSLKGRVALVTGSSKGLGKAMAMALGAAGARVAINYQNSEAHGRAAFEEFQSRGYEGGLFRGNVVDEADTNRLIRAIGEQLGPVDILIINATPDQPHKPIEHYDWTFYQSMLDFFIRSPYLLTRAALPHMKKQRWGRIINIGSEVFQRGVGNFSAYVAAKGGQNGWTRSMATELAPHNITVNMISPGWIPVERHANDPQAEKDAYKALIPMRRWGVPEDVAGAAVFLASDAASFITGQNLCINGGMTVA, encoded by the coding sequence CTGCGTTTTTCGCTCAAGGGTCGCGTGGCCCTTGTCACGGGCAGCAGCAAGGGGCTGGGCAAGGCCATGGCCATGGCCCTCGGCGCCGCCGGCGCCAGAGTGGCGATCAACTACCAGAACAGCGAGGCGCACGGCCGGGCGGCGTTTGAGGAGTTCCAGTCCCGCGGATATGAGGGCGGACTCTTCCGCGGCAACGTGGTGGATGAGGCGGACACCAACCGGCTCATCCGCGCCATCGGCGAGCAGCTGGGTCCGGTGGACATTCTCATCATCAACGCCACGCCCGACCAGCCGCACAAGCCCATCGAGCATTACGACTGGACCTTCTACCAGTCGATGCTGGACTTCTTCATCAGGAGTCCGTATCTGCTTACGCGTGCGGCGCTGCCGCACATGAAGAAGCAGCGCTGGGGGCGGATCATCAACATCGGGTCGGAGGTGTTCCAGCGGGGAGTCGGCAACTTCAGCGCCTACGTCGCCGCCAAGGGCGGTCAGAACGGCTGGACGCGCTCCATGGCCACGGAACTGGCGCCGCACAACATTACGGTCAACATGATCTCGCCCGGCTGGATTCCCGTGGAGCGTCACGCCAACGACCCCCAGGCGGAGAAGGACGCCTACAAGGCGCTCATCCCCATGCGTCGCTGGGGCGTGCCGGAGGATGTGGCGGGGGCGGCGGTGTTCCTCGCCTCCGACGCGGCGTCGTTCATCACCGGGCAGAACCTCTGCATCAACGGCGGCATGACGGTCGCCTGA
- a CDS encoding alpha-L-fucosidase: MRRITHALAVPALLLAPWVTMSAPLDHAASSNTGASAHETQPVTDDDHMQWWREARFGLFIHWGLYAIPAGEWGAARYHGEWIMHTAQIPVEQYEQFVPQFNPVQFDADEWCRIARDAGMKYIVITSKHHDGFALFDSKVSDYDIMATPFRRDIMKELADACRRHGLTICWYHSIMDWHHPDYLPRRGWEQRSAEGADFTRFREYLHKQVEELLANYGHIGVMWFDGEWENTWTHEHGVALYEHVKRISPATIVNNRVDKGRAGMAGMTTDPGKYKGEFGTPEQEIPETGFPGVDWETCMTMNDHWGYNKHDHNWKTSEDLIRKLVDIASKGGNFLLNVGPKADGTFPQESIDRLRDMGAWMRINGESIHGTTATPFQHLDWGRCTVKHNGDAATLYLHVFDWPGNGRLIVPGLGNEVRRARLLAAPDSELKVARAESDVVISLPAAAPDAICTTIALEIIGAPVVYDPPTITAPGPIFVRPMPVNMTAGSPELEIRYTRDGSTPDASSPRFEKPLLIDASTTIKARTFHRGKPVSGVTERTFERATPRAAVPVGRTAPGLKRERFQGDWDRLPNFSGLPVVNADTVPSVSLPRGGAGERAGYRFTGYISVPEDDVYEFALVSDDGSRLTIGDWVLDNDGLHGVLERRGTVALAQGAHRITVEWFNKTGGEELVLRWAPLGGSLKDVPATALSH; encoded by the coding sequence ATGCGACGCATCACCCACGCGCTGGCCGTCCCCGCCCTGCTCCTCGCCCCGTGGGTGACGATGTCGGCGCCTCTCGACCACGCCGCCTCCAGCAACACCGGCGCCTCCGCACACGAAACGCAACCCGTGACAGACGACGACCACATGCAGTGGTGGCGCGAAGCCCGCTTCGGACTGTTCATTCACTGGGGGCTGTACGCGATTCCCGCCGGGGAGTGGGGCGCGGCCCGCTACCACGGCGAGTGGATCATGCACACGGCGCAGATTCCCGTCGAGCAGTACGAGCAGTTCGTCCCCCAGTTCAACCCCGTCCAGTTCGACGCCGACGAGTGGTGCCGCATCGCCAGGGACGCGGGGATGAAGTACATCGTCATCACCAGCAAGCATCATGACGGCTTCGCGCTCTTCGACTCGAAGGTGTCGGACTACGACATCATGGCCACGCCCTTCCGGCGCGACATCATGAAGGAGCTGGCCGACGCCTGCCGCCGGCATGGGCTGACCATCTGCTGGTACCACTCCATCATGGACTGGCATCACCCGGACTACCTGCCCCGCCGGGGGTGGGAGCAGCGCTCCGCCGAAGGCGCCGACTTCACCCGCTTCCGCGAGTACCTGCACAAGCAGGTGGAGGAGCTGCTCGCCAACTACGGCCATATCGGCGTCATGTGGTTCGACGGCGAATGGGAGAACACGTGGACGCACGAGCACGGCGTGGCGCTCTACGAGCACGTCAAGCGCATCTCCCCCGCCACCATCGTCAACAACCGCGTCGACAAGGGACGCGCCGGCATGGCGGGTATGACCACCGACCCCGGCAAGTACAAGGGCGAGTTCGGCACGCCCGAGCAGGAAATCCCCGAAACCGGATTCCCCGGCGTCGATTGGGAAACCTGCATGACCATGAACGACCACTGGGGGTACAACAAGCACGATCACAACTGGAAGACCAGCGAAGACCTCATCCGCAAACTCGTGGACATCGCTTCCAAGGGGGGCAACTTTCTGCTCAACGTCGGCCCCAAGGCCGATGGCACGTTCCCGCAGGAATCCATCGACCGGCTGCGCGACATGGGCGCGTGGATGAGAATCAACGGCGAGTCGATCCACGGCACGACCGCCACGCCCTTTCAGCACCTGGACTGGGGCCGCTGCACGGTCAAGCATAACGGCGACGCCGCCACGCTCTACCTGCACGTCTTCGACTGGCCCGGGAACGGCCGGCTCATCGTGCCGGGGCTGGGCAACGAGGTGCGCCGCGCCCGGCTTCTTGCCGCCCCGGACAGTGAACTGAAGGTGGCCCGCGCGGAGTCGGACGTGGTGATCTCGCTGCCCGCCGCCGCCCCGGACGCCATCTGCACCACGATCGCGCTGGAGATCATCGGCGCGCCGGTGGTGTACGACCCGCCCACCATCACCGCGCCGGGACCGATCTTCGTGCGGCCCATGCCGGTGAACATGACGGCCGGTTCGCCGGAACTGGAAATTCGCTACACGCGCGACGGTTCGACGCCGGACGCCTCGTCGCCCCGGTTCGAGAAGCCCCTGCTGATCGACGCCTCCACGACGATCAAGGCCCGCACGTTCCATCGCGGCAAGCCCGTTTCCGGCGTCACGGAGCGCACCTTCGAGCGGGCCACGCCCCGCGCGGCCGTTCCCGTCGGACGCACCGCACCGGGCCTGAAACGCGAGCGGTTCCAGGGCGATTGGGATCGCCTGCCCAACTTTTCGGGCCTGCCCGTCGTGAACGCCGACACGGTCCCCTCGGTGTCGCTGCCGCGCGGCGGCGCGGGCGAGCGCGCGGGATACCGCTTCACCGGCTACATCAGCGTGCCGGAAGACGACGTCTACGAGTTCGCCCTTGTTTCGGACGACGGCTCACGACTCACCATCGGCGACTGGGTGCTGGATAACGACGGACTGCATGGCGTGCTGGAACGCCGGGGCACGGTGGCGCTGGCACAGGGCGCGCATCGAATCACCGTTGAGTGGTTCAACAAGACGGGGGGCGAGGAACTTGTCCTTCGCTGGGCGCCGCTTGGGGGGTCGCTGAAGGACGTCCCCGCCACCGCCCTGTCTCATTGA